One window of Candidatus Methylomirabilis sp. genomic DNA carries:
- a CDS encoding type II toxin-antitoxin system VapC family toxin produces MITAVDTSVLLDVFGPDPIFGLRSGKAIRVCLAEGSLVACEVVWAEIASFFPSTNVAQDVLSRLEVEFNPIELKTALLASRVWKTYRSRGGQRERMVADFLIGAHALSQADRLLTRDRGFYRTYFSRLRVLDPSKG; encoded by the coding sequence GTGATCACAGCGGTCGATACCAGCGTCTTGTTGGATGTGTTCGGGCCAGACCCGATTTTCGGACTCCGGTCAGGGAAGGCTATTCGTGTCTGTCTGGCCGAAGGTAGCCTTGTCGCTTGTGAGGTGGTATGGGCAGAGATAGCGAGCTTCTTTCCGTCCACCAATGTCGCGCAAGACGTTCTGAGCCGCCTCGAGGTAGAATTCAACCCCATAGAACTGAAAACGGCGCTTCTGGCCAGTCGGGTTTGGAAGACCTATCGCAGCAGAGGAGGCCAGCGAGAACGCATGGTGGCGGATTTCTTGATCGGTGCCCATGCCCTTTCCCAAGCCGATCGGCTGCTGACTAGAGATCGTGGATTCTACCGGACCTACTTTTCCCGCCTTCGGGTTCTCGACCCGTCGAAGGGATAG
- a CDS encoding AbrB/MazE/SpoVT family DNA-binding domain-containing protein: MKTIVSEKGQVTIPKPLRKRLGIRPGNALDFSEEKGRLVATKATAQDAVESVYGILGLKHPTDDLITSLRGKADAV; the protein is encoded by the coding sequence ATGAAAACCATTGTGTCGGAAAAGGGCCAGGTCACGATCCCAAAGCCTCTCCGGAAACGCCTGGGAATTCGCCCTGGAAACGCCCTGGACTTCAGTGAAGAGAAGGGCCGTCTGGTGGCCACCAAGGCGACTGCGCAAGATGCCGTAGAGAGCGTGTACGGGATCCTCGGGTTGAAGCATCCAACGGACGATCTGATCACTTCTCTACGAGGCAAAGCGGACGCGGTGTGA
- the rnc gene encoding ribonuclease III, whose translation MTTSLQAATPSPPLSFCGYQFQNIELLEAALTHPSSTDTAQADVRLRYQRLEFLGDAVWSLYVSDALVSLLPTASEGELTLRRASLVSAAALAEMAKIHGLAPLLLLSKGEESTGGRDKAKVLSSAFEAVIAAIYLDGGVAKIRELAREACVNALSGEGLTHDPKTALQQLAQLHLRSTPRYRLVRRSGPPHAPTFEVEVVVGRSPMAKGKGRNRQEAEREAARAALRSLPDLISTTSSSQV comes from the coding sequence ATGACGACATCTTTACAGGCGGCCACACCATCCCCTCCTCTCTCCTTCTGCGGCTATCAATTCCAAAATATCGAGCTTCTTGAAGCAGCCTTGACTCACCCCTCTTCGACCGACACGGCGCAGGCAGATGTGCGTCTTCGCTACCAACGGCTCGAATTTCTGGGAGATGCGGTCTGGAGCCTCTATGTAAGCGACGCACTCGTCTCCCTGCTTCCGACAGCCTCGGAGGGCGAACTCACCCTGCGTCGCGCGAGCCTCGTGAGTGCTGCCGCGCTGGCCGAAATGGCGAAAATCCACGGCCTTGCGCCGTTGCTCTTACTGAGCAAGGGAGAAGAATCAACGGGGGGTAGAGATAAGGCCAAGGTTCTCTCAAGTGCCTTCGAAGCGGTAATAGCGGCGATCTACCTGGACGGTGGCGTCGCGAAGATCCGCGAGCTGGCGCGTGAGGCGTGTGTCAACGCCCTCAGCGGAGAAGGACTGACCCACGATCCGAAAACCGCCTTACAACAGCTCGCTCAATTGCACCTTCGCTCGACCCCCCGTTATCGTCTTGTCCGCCGATCCGGACCTCCTCACGCTCCGACGTTCGAGGTCGAGGTGGTAGTCGGACGGTCACCGATGGCAAAGGGAAAGGGGCGAAATAGGCAGGAGGCCGAACGGGAGGCTGCTCGAGCCGCACTCAGATCACTGCCAGACCTCATATCTACAACATCTAGTAGCCAAGTATAA